The Coregonus clupeaformis isolate EN_2021a chromosome 8, ASM2061545v1, whole genome shotgun sequence genome has a segment encoding these proteins:
- the LOC121571975 gene encoding rho guanine nucleotide exchange factor 2 isoform X3 gives MSRVADLSKIRQERMRDISLRNKEKERMREREKEAREREARYSNGHLFTSLTVSGTTLCSACNKSITAKEALSCPTCSVTIHNRCRDTLPNCAKMKQRQQKMALMRNNSALQNVTLRTKTPMMRERPSSAIYHSDNLRQSLLGSRRGRSGLSLSKSVSTNNIAGNLNDDSPLGLRRILSQSTDSLNFRNRAMSMESLNDEGEVYYTSMLEEMEIEGRDFEADSWSMAVDSGYLQTHRKDIIKRQDVIYELIQTELHHVRTLRIMERVFCQGMLEEVQLEPGVVHAIFPCLDRLTAIHGRFLTQLLTRRNHSLQPGSTYNFTIHQLGDVLLEQFSGQCADEMRKTYAEFCSRHLKAVKLYKELLARDKRFQYFIRRVCRGHLLRRHGVQECILLVTQRITKYPVLIQRILDNTKDNEEEASCLTQSLIQIRELLTSVDQQVMELERTQRLQEIRARLDPRAEAKVRDGGLFRGGELLRRRLIHEGMLLWKTPGSRLKDVQVLLMTDILVFLQEKDQRFIFPCLDKSPVLSLQNLMIREIANQERGLFLISDSSPPEMYEVHAASKDDKNTWIRLIQHTVRSCPSREEFPLIETEDKALLRRLKADIQQKDREVLELLQERVTLFSDLAEVTGGQEVMLPGGPNSRNLFRADMPQVPLGERLLTDAIAEVDRLSELLLGSTFEVPLPCSFNSHPNHTGALVINGQEVVLNGMHRCPAAKDWNGNQAGDRPPTEEVYQRLVNLSAQLHALQGTVIKQDSILELCLRSDGPPVDAPTTPTGRVWRSLSRDAGMAEASTGAAIGELALLQRQHSLLQEELGRLRGAEGRLRDSEKARTQLERQVRDMKAHSATMVDSVGTAGSEQAPPLRRASETNADTQLASQQSIAHSEGHQDVSDVEVEVTSDEEEAKASPRSESPRDLQDIPEESEATAEPPREPDVSHC, from the exons AATAAGGAGAAAGAGCgcatgagggagagggagaaagaggcgCGGGAAAGGGAGGCGCGCTACAGCAACGGGCACCTCTTCACCTCCCTCACCGTGTCGGGGACCACCCTCTGTTCAGCGTGCAACAAGAGCATCACTGCCAAGGAGGCCCTCAGCTGCCCAA CCTGCAGTGTCACCATCCACAACCGCTGTCGAGACACGTTGCCCAACTGTGCCAAAATGAAACAGAGG CAACAGAAgatggctctcatgaggaacaaCTCAGCTCTGCAGAACGTGACCCTTCGTACTAAAA CCCCCATGATGAGGGAACGCCCCAGCTCAGCCATCTACCACTCTGACAACCTCCGCCAATCCCTGCTGGGCTCGCGCCGTGGACGCTCCGGCCTTTCCCTCTCCAAGAGCGTCTCCACCAATAACATTGCAGG GAACCTGAATGATGACTCTCCCTTGGGGCTGCGCAGGATCCTGTCCCAGTCCACAGACTCGCTCAACTTCAGGAACAGAGCCATGTCCATGGAGTCGCTCAACGACGAGG GGGAAGTGTATTACACCTCCATGCTGGAGGAAATGGAGATCGAGGGGCGGGATTTTGAGGCAGACTCATGGAGCATGGCGGTGGACTCAGGCTACCTGCAGACGCATCGCAAAGACATCATCAAGAGGCAGGATGTCATCTATG AGTTGATCCAGACAGAGCTGCACCATGTGCGGACGCTGCGCATCATGGAGCGGGTGTTCTGCCAGGGCATGCTGGAGGAGGTGCAGCTGGAGCCGGGCGTGGTGCACGCCATCTTCCCCTGCCTAGACCGTCTCACCGCCATACATGGCCGCTTCCTGACACAGCTGCTTACCCGGCGCAACCACAGCCTACAGCCTGGCAGCACCTACAACTTCACTATCCACCAGCTGGGAGATGTGCTGCTGGAACAG TTCTCGGGCCAGTGTGCTGACGAGATGAGGAAGACCTACGCTGAGTTCTGCAGCCGCCACCTGAAGGCTGTCAAGCTGTACAAGGAGCTGCTGGCCAGAGACAAAAGGTTCCAGTACTTCATACGG CGGGTGTGTCGGGGTCACCTGTTGCGTCGCCATGGCGTCCAGGAGTGCATCCTGTTGGTCACTCAGCGCATCACCAAGTACCCCGTCCTCATCCAGCGTATCCTTGACAACACCAAGG ACAATGAAGAGGAGGCCTCCTGTCTGACCCAGTCTCTGATTCAGATCAGGGAGCTACTCACCTCAGTGGACCAGCAG GTGATGGAGCTTGAGCGGACCCAGAGGCTGCAGGAGATCCGGGCCAGGCTGGACCCACGGGCCGAGGCCAAGGTGAGGGACGGTGGCCTGTTCAGGGGAGGAGAGCTGCTCCGCAGGAGACTCATCCATGAGGGAATGCTGCTCTGGAAGACCCCTGGGTCCAGGCTCAAAG ATGTGCAGGTCCTGCTGATGACCGACATCCTAGTGTTCCTACAGGAGAAAGACCAGAGGTTCATCTTCCCTTGTcta GACAAGTCTCCGGTCCTCTCCCTGCAGAACCTCATGATTAGGGAGATAGCCAATCAGGAGCGAGGGCTCTTCCTCATCAGTGACTCCTCCCCTCCGGAGATGTATGAGGTCCACGCTGCCTCGAAAGATGACAAGAACACCTGGATACGCCTCATACAACACACTGTCAGGAg TTGTCCTTCCAGGGAAGAGTTCCCACTCATAGAGACTGAAGACAAGGCCCTGCTGAGACGACTGAAAG CGGATATCCAGCAGAAGGACCGGGAGGTGCTGGAGCTGCTCCAGGAGCGAGTCACCCTGTTCTCGGACCTGGCCGAGGTGACAGGGGGCCAGGAGGTCATGCTGCCAGGGGGCCCCAACTCCCGGAACCTGTTCCGGGCCGACATGCCCCAGGTGCCGCTCGGCGAGAGACTGCTCACCGATGCCATCGCAGAGG TGGATAGGCTGAGTGAGTTACTGCTGGGCTCCACCTTTGAAGTGCCTCTGCCCTGCAGTTTCAACAGTCACCCGAACCACACGGGAGCACTAGTGATCA ATGGTCAGGAGGTGGTTCTCAATGGAATGCACAGGTGCCCAGCAGCAAAG GACTGGAATGGGAATCAGGCTGGAGATAGGCCCCCAACTGAG gaAGTGTATCAGAGGCTGGTCAACCTTAGTGCCCAACTTCATGCCCTCCAG GGCACTGTGATCAAGCAGGACTCCATCCTGGAGCTCTGCCTGCGTTCCGATGGCCCGCCAGTCGATGCCCCAACCACGCCCACCGGACGGGTGTGGCGCTCCCTGTCACGTGACGCAGGCATGGCCGAGGCCAGCACAGGGGCGGCCATTGGGGAGCTGGCCCTGCTCCAGAGGCAGCACAGCCTCCTGCAGGAGGAGCTGGGTAGACTGCGGGGGGCCGAGGGCCGCCTGAGGGATAGCGAAAAGGCCCGAACCCAGCTGGAGAGGCAGGTCCGCGACATGAAGGCCCACAGTGCCACCATGGTGGACAGCGTGGGAACTGCAGGCTCAGAGCAG GCTCCACCCCTTCGTAGAGCAAGTGAAACTAACGCAGACACCCAATTGGCCAGCCAGCAGTCAATCGCGCATTCGGAGGGGCATCAGGATGTCAGTGATGTGGAGGTGGAGGTGACGTCAGATGAGGAGGAGGCCAAAGCGTCACCGCGCTCAGAGAGTCCCCGAG ATCTTCAGGACATTCCAGAGGAGAGCGAAGCTACAGCAGAACCACCACGAGAGCCTGACGTGTCACACTGCTAA
- the LOC121571975 gene encoding rho guanine nucleotide exchange factor 2 isoform X4 has protein sequence MRDISLRNKEKERMREREKEAREREARYSNGHLFTSLTVSGTTLCSACNKSITAKEALSCPTCSVTIHNRCRDTLPNCAKMKQRQQKMALMRNNSALQNVTLRTKTPMMRERPSSAIYHSDNLRQSLLGSRRGRSGLSLSKSVSTNNIAGNLNDDSPLGLRRILSQSTDSLNFRNRAMSMESLNDEGEVYYTSMLEEMEIEGRDFEADSWSMAVDSGYLQTHRKDIIKRQDVIYELIQTELHHVRTLRIMERVFCQGMLEEVQLEPGVVHAIFPCLDRLTAIHGRFLTQLLTRRNHSLQPGSTYNFTIHQLGDVLLEQFSGQCADEMRKTYAEFCSRHLKAVKLYKELLARDKRFQYFIRRVCRGHLLRRHGVQECILLVTQRITKYPVLIQRILDNTKDNEEEASCLTQSLIQIRELLTSVDQQVMELERTQRLQEIRARLDPRAEAKVRDGGLFRGGELLRRRLIHEGMLLWKTPGSRLKDVQVLLMTDILVFLQEKDQRFIFPCLDKSPVLSLQNLMIREIANQERGLFLISDSSPPEMYEVHAASKDDKNTWIRLIQHTVRSCPSREEFPLIETEDKALLRRLKADIQQKDREVLELLQERVTLFSDLAEVTGGQEVMLPGGPNSRNLFRADMPQVPLGERLLTDAIAEVDRLSELLLGSTFEVPLPCSFNSHPNHTGALVINGQEVVLNGMHRCPAAKDWNGNQAGDRPPTEEVYQRLVNLSAQLHALQGTVIKQDSILELCLRSDGPPVDAPTTPTGRVWRSLSRDAGMAEASTGAAIGELALLQRQHSLLQEELGRLRGAEGRLRDSEKARTQLERQVRDMKAHSATMVDSVGTAGSEQAPPLRRASETNADTQLASQQSIAHSEGHQDVSDVEVEVTSDEEEAKASPRSESPRDLQDIPEESEATAEPPREPDVSHC, from the exons AATAAGGAGAAAGAGCgcatgagggagagggagaaagaggcgCGGGAAAGGGAGGCGCGCTACAGCAACGGGCACCTCTTCACCTCCCTCACCGTGTCGGGGACCACCCTCTGTTCAGCGTGCAACAAGAGCATCACTGCCAAGGAGGCCCTCAGCTGCCCAA CCTGCAGTGTCACCATCCACAACCGCTGTCGAGACACGTTGCCCAACTGTGCCAAAATGAAACAGAGG CAACAGAAgatggctctcatgaggaacaaCTCAGCTCTGCAGAACGTGACCCTTCGTACTAAAA CCCCCATGATGAGGGAACGCCCCAGCTCAGCCATCTACCACTCTGACAACCTCCGCCAATCCCTGCTGGGCTCGCGCCGTGGACGCTCCGGCCTTTCCCTCTCCAAGAGCGTCTCCACCAATAACATTGCAGG GAACCTGAATGATGACTCTCCCTTGGGGCTGCGCAGGATCCTGTCCCAGTCCACAGACTCGCTCAACTTCAGGAACAGAGCCATGTCCATGGAGTCGCTCAACGACGAGG GGGAAGTGTATTACACCTCCATGCTGGAGGAAATGGAGATCGAGGGGCGGGATTTTGAGGCAGACTCATGGAGCATGGCGGTGGACTCAGGCTACCTGCAGACGCATCGCAAAGACATCATCAAGAGGCAGGATGTCATCTATG AGTTGATCCAGACAGAGCTGCACCATGTGCGGACGCTGCGCATCATGGAGCGGGTGTTCTGCCAGGGCATGCTGGAGGAGGTGCAGCTGGAGCCGGGCGTGGTGCACGCCATCTTCCCCTGCCTAGACCGTCTCACCGCCATACATGGCCGCTTCCTGACACAGCTGCTTACCCGGCGCAACCACAGCCTACAGCCTGGCAGCACCTACAACTTCACTATCCACCAGCTGGGAGATGTGCTGCTGGAACAG TTCTCGGGCCAGTGTGCTGACGAGATGAGGAAGACCTACGCTGAGTTCTGCAGCCGCCACCTGAAGGCTGTCAAGCTGTACAAGGAGCTGCTGGCCAGAGACAAAAGGTTCCAGTACTTCATACGG CGGGTGTGTCGGGGTCACCTGTTGCGTCGCCATGGCGTCCAGGAGTGCATCCTGTTGGTCACTCAGCGCATCACCAAGTACCCCGTCCTCATCCAGCGTATCCTTGACAACACCAAGG ACAATGAAGAGGAGGCCTCCTGTCTGACCCAGTCTCTGATTCAGATCAGGGAGCTACTCACCTCAGTGGACCAGCAG GTGATGGAGCTTGAGCGGACCCAGAGGCTGCAGGAGATCCGGGCCAGGCTGGACCCACGGGCCGAGGCCAAGGTGAGGGACGGTGGCCTGTTCAGGGGAGGAGAGCTGCTCCGCAGGAGACTCATCCATGAGGGAATGCTGCTCTGGAAGACCCCTGGGTCCAGGCTCAAAG ATGTGCAGGTCCTGCTGATGACCGACATCCTAGTGTTCCTACAGGAGAAAGACCAGAGGTTCATCTTCCCTTGTcta GACAAGTCTCCGGTCCTCTCCCTGCAGAACCTCATGATTAGGGAGATAGCCAATCAGGAGCGAGGGCTCTTCCTCATCAGTGACTCCTCCCCTCCGGAGATGTATGAGGTCCACGCTGCCTCGAAAGATGACAAGAACACCTGGATACGCCTCATACAACACACTGTCAGGAg TTGTCCTTCCAGGGAAGAGTTCCCACTCATAGAGACTGAAGACAAGGCCCTGCTGAGACGACTGAAAG CGGATATCCAGCAGAAGGACCGGGAGGTGCTGGAGCTGCTCCAGGAGCGAGTCACCCTGTTCTCGGACCTGGCCGAGGTGACAGGGGGCCAGGAGGTCATGCTGCCAGGGGGCCCCAACTCCCGGAACCTGTTCCGGGCCGACATGCCCCAGGTGCCGCTCGGCGAGAGACTGCTCACCGATGCCATCGCAGAGG TGGATAGGCTGAGTGAGTTACTGCTGGGCTCCACCTTTGAAGTGCCTCTGCCCTGCAGTTTCAACAGTCACCCGAACCACACGGGAGCACTAGTGATCA ATGGTCAGGAGGTGGTTCTCAATGGAATGCACAGGTGCCCAGCAGCAAAG GACTGGAATGGGAATCAGGCTGGAGATAGGCCCCCAACTGAG gaAGTGTATCAGAGGCTGGTCAACCTTAGTGCCCAACTTCATGCCCTCCAG GGCACTGTGATCAAGCAGGACTCCATCCTGGAGCTCTGCCTGCGTTCCGATGGCCCGCCAGTCGATGCCCCAACCACGCCCACCGGACGGGTGTGGCGCTCCCTGTCACGTGACGCAGGCATGGCCGAGGCCAGCACAGGGGCGGCCATTGGGGAGCTGGCCCTGCTCCAGAGGCAGCACAGCCTCCTGCAGGAGGAGCTGGGTAGACTGCGGGGGGCCGAGGGCCGCCTGAGGGATAGCGAAAAGGCCCGAACCCAGCTGGAGAGGCAGGTCCGCGACATGAAGGCCCACAGTGCCACCATGGTGGACAGCGTGGGAACTGCAGGCTCAGAGCAG GCTCCACCCCTTCGTAGAGCAAGTGAAACTAACGCAGACACCCAATTGGCCAGCCAGCAGTCAATCGCGCATTCGGAGGGGCATCAGGATGTCAGTGATGTGGAGGTGGAGGTGACGTCAGATGAGGAGGAGGCCAAAGCGTCACCGCGCTCAGAGAGTCCCCGAG ATCTTCAGGACATTCCAGAGGAGAGCGAAGCTACAGCAGAACCACCACGAGAGCCTGACGTGTCACACTGCTAA